The Macadamia integrifolia cultivar HAES 741 chromosome 4, SCU_Mint_v3, whole genome shotgun sequence genome contains the following window.
aaagaagaggcaaGTGGGGAAAACAGCATAAAAGAGGgagcatttcattcataaagCCTGAAGGCCAAAATTACATAAGCCCGAAGGCCAAAATTACATAAAGCCCAAAggacaaaattacaaaaaaaccAAAGGCTTTTCTCATGGAGCGTCTGTCAGAGGAATGGCCTCATCCCTAGCATTGTCGGTAGCCTCGGCATCGATGGCGGTAGGAGCTGCATCGGTGTCTTCAAAGATAAGGCCACTCCCCTCGAAGGACACTTCGGGATGAtgttcgaggacccagtctcgaacATCGGTGGCGCCCATGATAAATCCGGGGGGGAGGGCACGCTTCACCTCCTCCCTAAAGTCCTCTGAGGACTTGTAGCTCTCGATGGCTCGGGTTTCGGCCTCCCTCAACTTTATGGCCATTTGCGCATCCAGCTCTCAGAGCTTCCGATTGCCTTCCTGCTGTGCGCGGAGGAGGTCGGCTTCCAGATGCTCCACCTTCTTGAGGAGGACCGTGCGCTCCTTGTCGAGGGCTGACTTTTCACTCTCGGACTCCTCAAGGTCCCTGGCCAGGGCTTCAGCTCGAATAGTCAGCTGCCCGACTTGGTTCTGAGCCTAAAAGAgcaacagttaaaaaaaaaagagggaatggaaagtaaaaattcTCTGAATGCCGAAGACCGAAGATTACCACTACCATGAACACGCAAGTGCTTGTTATCATCGCCTTGgtcccttgactttgggcctcGGCCACGTCCCCTTGTAGGCTCCCTTTCTGAATGAGCTCTCGGGCAACCCGCCCGATGGTCAGTGTCTCACCCTCCTTAATGGATCACCGAGGGACGAACCCAACCTCGGCCCGAGATTGGCTACCCCTCGGACTTCGAAAGTCGGCACCAGGGGAAGAGGCCCTCGGAGGAGATGAGCGGTGGCATGGGGCCTCAAGCGCCTGAACTGCCTCGGCGGTAGGGCCTTCGGATCTAGGCTTCTTCCTTGGGAGGGCCTGGGAAGTCGAAGCCACCCTTTTCTTGCCTTTCGGCTGCTTCTGCTAGGCATCTCAGGCCCTGGCCTCCTTCAGCTGGGCCTACCTCTCGGTCCTGGTGGCTCTTGCTTCTGCTCTCGAAATTTGCATTGCAGAAAAGAGGATGAAGATCAGTACGAGAATGCTAAATCCAAAACGAAAGCAATTGCAAACCTAGGACTCACCCGGACTAAGCCCGAACGGGAACAGGAAGGCATCCAACTGGAGGCTACTGGACTCGATTGGCCGATAGAGGGTCTTGTCCTTAGCCATCGACAGTGACTCTACATCTGTCCCAAAGAGGGTAGGTGTAGAGTTCACGTCTTTCAGGTTTGGGATGTCCCAAGTATTACCGAAGGGGAATCCTTCGGGCACCCTCACGAAAAAGAACTTCAACTTCCAACCGTGTATCGAGGTTAGGTATCGGTTCAGAAATTGGAGGTCTTTCCTAGGGCAAAAGTAGTATCAGCCCGAGTCCCCCTTACTGGAACCGAGAGACAGACAATTGAGGAAGAGTGGAAGGGAGAGAGGGCTCGCCATCCGAGAGAAGAAGGCGATGAAACTAAGGACTTGCCGCCACCCGTTCAGGGTCAGTTGGGCTGGAGAGATGCCATAGTGTCAGAACATCTTGCTGAAGAAAGGGTGAAGGGGGAGCCGAAGCCCGGCCTTGAAGGCATCCCGATAGAAGCAAAGCTCCTCAGGGTTTTGGTAGCTTGCCCTATCTTCGGGCCTCGGAACCCGAAGGATGAACTCGTCCGAAAAACCATATGACACGCGGAGCTCCGTCAGCTCCTTTTCGGTCATGGTCGAGACTATGTTTCGGGTTTCGACCTCCAGGGACTCATTTGCCTGGGCCCTGGTGTAGAGAAGCCCCTCCCTAATACCTTCACCGCTCATGTCACTAGCGGTAGAGGACGAGGAGACATCCGAAGATGTGGATGCGGATGACAATCTGAGGACATCTCTCGGACCCGATCGGGACTACGACGCCTAAAGACCTCACCCTTAGATGACGAGGGGCCACTACCTAAAGAACTGGACATCACTTACTTCTGAATGACTGGCCGAAACGAAGGTCAGAGGAAGTTAAGGATGAAGGACGAATGGTCAGAGAAATGAGTAGAAGATGACAAAATGAGAAGGGAGAGACTATTTGTAGGCGGCAGTACGTCAATACGACTCCCCCAACATCATTAAATGCAGTACACGTCATCTACTCATGATTCCTGAAGTACACTCCAGCAAAGCGCACGAGCATGTCACAGCTCCTGGACTCGCCCTGACCTAACCAAAGTCAATAACCTCGGTTGGGATCTAGCGTCAAGGCCGGGCTTACTAGAtcaaaggtcaccacctcggtacgggagctcaggcaaaggtcgagtggacctgaccgaaggtcactaccttgGTAGGGTGCTCAGGCAATgaccgagtggacctgaccgaaggtcaccacctcggtagGAGGCTTAAGCAAAGGCCAAGTGGACCTGAttgaaggtcaccacctcggtagggggctcaggcaaaggccgagtggacctgatcgaaggtcaccacctcggtagggggcttaggcaaaggtcgagtggacctgatcgaaggtcaccacctaggTAGGGGGCTTAGGCAatggccgagtagacctgaccgaaggtcaccacctcggtagggggctcaggaaaaggccgagtggacctgaccgaaggtcaccacctcaaTAAGGGGCTCAAGCAAAgaccgagcggacctgaccgaaggtcactacctcggtacgggggctcaggcaaaggccgagtggacctaaccgaaggtcactacctcggtacGGGGACTCAGGCAAGGATCGAGTGGACTTAACCGAAGGTCACTATCTCGGTAGGGGACTGAGGCAAGGGCCGAGtggacctaatcgaaggtcactacctcggtagGATGCTCAGGCAACGACCGAGcgaacctaaccgaaggtcactacATTGGTAAGGATGCTCAGGCATAGGCCGagtagacctaaccgaaggtcactacctcggtaAGGGGCTCAGGCGAAggctgagtggacctgaccgaaggtctctaCTTTGGTTGGTGTCTCAAGCCAGAACCGAACATGACCAACCGAGATCCATGTTTTCGGGATGAACGCCAAAACCAAAGACCGAAGGGGCACTCAAGATAAATTAAACGGTTACTCCCACTGGAAAagcctcctagtggaagtaagggggctgctGATACGGCAGGATTTGTCACCGAATAAAGCAGGGACACATGGCAACCGAGGGAGGGACGCGTGTCACCCATCCGATAAAGGCCGTAAGGCTCAAAACCACATGAAGGGAAGATTCCCGAAGGGGCAAGGCTCTGACCACGTGAGGGGAAGGTTCCCAAAGGGGCAAAGCTCCAACCACGTGAGGGGAAGGTTCCCGAAGGGGCAAGGCACCAACCACGTGAAGGGAAGGTTCCCGAAGGGGCAAGACTCCCAACCACGTGAAGGGAAGGTTCCAGAAGAGGCAAAGCTCCTAACCACGTGAGGGGAAGATTCCCGAAGGGGATTTTTCGAAATCCTAGGCCCAGcaaccctataagaggaaacCGAAAAAGGACACTAGGAGGTACGCCGACATCCATCATTACTTCTGTGAATACACTGTTCTATCGATCACTAACTTAGgccaattattattattattattgggtaAATTCTTATAGGCCAGTTTATTTAGGAGAATTTTGATTGAACAGGATTTAAGGGATGGGAAGATTATACTTATTTTTCCCAAAACCATCCTAAAGTCAACAGTCATATGTTTGTTTCAAAAAACACAGGCCCAACCACGCCGACACAACTTCAGATCCAAAATATAGGCCCCACTCGGACCTACCCTACTAAATCACCCATAATTTTCAAACTTGTGACACTCTTTCCCATATCTGTCCATAAAGTTCCAAAAAAGCAACAGAAAAGCAAAGAATCTCTCACCTttaccttcctctctccttctcagaAGAACAATCCAGagcccctttcttcttccccttccccttctcttttcttgttggGTAAAAATCACAGCGCAAACAAACATCAACAGCTGCAGAAGAAGATCAAATCATGGAAGAGTAAGTTTTTCaaatcccttttctttctctctcgaTCTTGATCTATTGATCTATTCAAAaccctttattttctctttgaaaAATTTCAGTTCTGAGACATACTCAAAAACATACAGAACCACAACATCCAGAACCTCAACAACAACGTCTTACTCCTCAACAAGCGTCCATGTCACAGCTCTAGATGGCCTTGTAAACGTGAACTCACTCTTCACCATAGCAGTCTTCGTGGGTTTATCACTAACCACACCAGGCCAACGAAGCCTTGAAAACAAAGGAGCGTGTGATGCAGGCCTTGACGTTGCAAGAAAACTCTTAGCCTTCGAAGTTGTCTCCTTcagtttctttctcttctcaagcCTGGTGGCTCAGGGATTGAAGTTAGCCCTTAATCTTCTTAACAGTAAAGATGTGGATGATGCATTTAGGGCTCATATAAATCTGAAGGTTCTGAGATTTGGAATGTTGGGATCTGCTTTTGGGTCTGTGATGGGTTGTGTGTTCTTGGTGTTATCAATGGTGAGTGTGATTCAGATCAGATTGGGATTGCTTTCTTGTGGTAGTAAGTATGCTGTTGATTCAGTAGCTGTGCTTGTTACACTGGTATCTACTGCTCTCTTGGTGTATATTTCTACAGCTGTTTATGCTTTCACACACTAGTGAATTTACTGAAAGCACCCCCTACACTTTAGTGAAATACTGAAATCTGTATTGTATTATCAAATTTCGGTTTAGATTTTTGAAGACCTAATTATGTTTTGTATTCATAGGTTTTTAGTTAGATTTATTAAAAGGattgtattttgtttttattacatcccctcccctgtgttttcagaaattacatCCACATTGTAGAATGCTTAATTTTACAAATAGGTTCATTCCGTTAAATTTTTTACCGTTTAGTTTGTATAATATTTCAATAATACTCATATTACCctttattattgtattttgaTTCTTTACCTTCTACCTTGATATACATCCTTCCTAATTTTGGAGATTGAATCAGTTAGAAACAAAACCAATACATCCGAACGGTGAGGACTTCGAGGTCAGTGAGACCGTCCCCTATAGTAGTTGCTTGGTCCCCAACTTACCTTCATCGGAGAAGGTGAATAACTCATACAGATTTTCTCATACCCTAATCTCTTTTTAATTGGGGAAAATGGTATGAGAAGACAtataggggtaaaataggtattaaaattttcttacaaTTCAGAACTAACATTACAATAGGGGGTGTCAAAACTTAGCCCGAAATGataaaattgattgaaattgaCCAATAAAATTTGAACTGAATCAAATCGATTTTTATTGGATTAGTTTTGCGTTGAGGTATGTGGGGACTGGTTGAAAACGGGTCTAAATCGAACCGATCAATAACTCAATCGAAATAAAATcgaatgaaattgaaaaaaaaataaatgattatgagattataaattggtgaattgattatctatttttcataatattaatgagaaaattttttattgtaagggaaattattttaaatcattgaatattaggttatgaatagagaaattgatttgcaaattgtaaaattttttgtttattacacAAAACTAGTTAGatggttaaatgaatgattggggataatagggtttattttgtgatttcaacattgattatcttcttagtaatttgttaaccattggttttaatattagttcccttgaaatgataaaccatgattcaatcataatcataaatttaaagtgttttttcgtcatatcttgtcactataagtatgtatgtaagatttcattatggttcaaaccTAATAATAAATCGATCTAAACTAGTATTAAGCCGAtatgaaaaaatcaaaataaactaaaaccaaatcgGACCGAAACAAAAAATCAAGGTTCTTTAActaattggttttggtctctcTCATTCTTAGATCGAAACTAATTCAATCCGattgaaatcaaattgaaccgaTCGATGGAACCCCTACATTGCACCAACAGCGTGTCAATCGACAAGGGAGATGGatgtaatttttaaaaacataGGGGAGAAAGATATAATAAGAGCATACTATAGATGAGAGGATGTAAATTActccaaaaagaaaattttactatttaaaactGGGGTAgaatttttcttgaaaaatcaGTTAaagttttttaattaaaaaagggTTGAGAAATCATTTCATAGGAGGCCAGGTGAGAAAACCATTTCCTTAACCCCTCTATTCTTAAACATAGAGGTCGGCACCGGTCTTATATTTAATTGATGTCCCTGGACCTTTTTGCTAAGTCCTAGAAGAGTGGGAAATAAGAAATAGAGTGGTTAAGAAATGAATTTAAAGTGAAGTAACGCTGGTCGAGATAGGTCTCCAGTGCTATTTATATTATGTAAGTTTTCTGTCAAGGAGCATAACGTACATTAGTGCTATGTGAGTCTCTCTCCTCAATTATACTCTTCAATAATTTATAGTGGCATATATTTTATTTCAGGAGGGTGGAGTAGCCGTTATACTCTTGAACATGATTCGTTTTCCCTCATGATATATATGTcggcaaaatggttttttttttttttttttggggcgggTGGAGTGTGACCCTTGTAAGACGTGTTTTGAAGAGAGAAATGACTAACTCGCCcctcatgaaatgaaaaatagcGTTTATATGGttgtttctttgtttacttTCATTGGTCCTTTGTG
Protein-coding sequences here:
- the LOC122077103 gene encoding uncharacterized protein LOC122077103 isoform X2 encodes the protein MEETTTSRTSTTTSYSSTSVHVTALDGLVNVNSLFTIAVFVGLSLTTPGQRSLENKGACDAGLDVARKLLAFEVVSFSFFLFSSLVAQGLKLALNLLNSKDVDDAFRAHINLKVLRFGMLGSAFGSVMGCVFLVLSMVSVIQIRLGLLSCGSKYAVDSVAVLVTLVSTALLVYISTAVYAFTH
- the LOC122077103 gene encoding uncharacterized protein LOC122077103 isoform X1; translated protein: MEDSETYSKTYRTTTSRTSTTTSYSSTSVHVTALDGLVNVNSLFTIAVFVGLSLTTPGQRSLENKGACDAGLDVARKLLAFEVVSFSFFLFSSLVAQGLKLALNLLNSKDVDDAFRAHINLKVLRFGMLGSAFGSVMGCVFLVLSMVSVIQIRLGLLSCGSKYAVDSVAVLVTLVSTALLVYISTAVYAFTH